In the genome of Candidatus Microbacterium phytovorans, one region contains:
- a CDS encoding aspartate-semialdehyde dehydrogenase codes for MTRISESGLSVAVVGATGQVGTVMREILAERDFPIRELRLFATARSAGTSVEFAGESIVVEDVATADPSGIDIALFSAGATGSRAHAPRFAEAGAVVIDNSSAWRMDPEVPLVVSEVNPHAIEDLPKGIIANPNCTTMAAMPVLKPLHAEAGLERLIVSTYQAVSGSGLAGAQELLGQVEAVLAQGNTLDLVHDGSAVDFPQPEKYVAPIAFDVIPLAGSLVDDGQGETDEEKKLRNESRKILELPDLRVAGTCVRVPVFTGHSLSIHAEFARELTPERAREILASAPGVALEEVPTPLQAAGNDPSYVGRIRADQSAPEGKGLVLFISNDNLRKGAALNAVQIAELVAARLTAAV; via the coding sequence ATGACTCGCATCTCCGAATCCGGACTCTCCGTCGCCGTCGTCGGCGCCACCGGCCAGGTCGGCACCGTCATGCGCGAGATTCTCGCCGAGCGCGATTTCCCGATTCGCGAACTGCGTCTGTTCGCCACCGCCCGCAGCGCGGGCACGTCGGTCGAGTTCGCGGGCGAGTCGATCGTCGTCGAAGACGTCGCCACGGCAGACCCGTCGGGCATCGACATCGCGCTGTTCAGCGCCGGCGCCACCGGTTCGCGCGCGCACGCCCCGCGCTTCGCCGAGGCGGGTGCTGTCGTCATCGACAACTCCAGTGCCTGGCGCATGGACCCCGAGGTGCCGCTCGTCGTCAGCGAGGTCAACCCGCACGCGATCGAAGACCTCCCCAAGGGCATCATCGCCAATCCCAACTGCACCACCATGGCCGCGATGCCCGTGCTCAAGCCGCTTCACGCCGAAGCGGGGCTCGAGCGCCTCATCGTCAGCACCTACCAGGCGGTCTCGGGCTCGGGCCTCGCCGGGGCGCAGGAACTCCTCGGGCAGGTGGAGGCGGTGCTCGCGCAGGGCAACACGCTCGATCTCGTCCACGACGGCTCCGCGGTCGACTTCCCCCAGCCCGAGAAGTACGTGGCGCCCATCGCCTTCGACGTGATCCCGCTCGCCGGCTCCCTCGTCGACGACGGACAGGGTGAGACCGACGAAGAGAAGAAGCTCCGCAACGAGAGCCGCAAGATCCTGGAGCTGCCCGACCTGCGCGTCGCGGGAACCTGCGTCCGGGTGCCGGTCTTCACCGGTCACTCGCTGTCGATCCACGCCGAGTTCGCTCGGGAGCTCACGCCCGAGCGGGCACGCGAGATCCTGGCATCCGCTCCGGGCGTCGCGCTCGAAGAGGTGCCGACCCCTCTGCAGGCGGCCGGGAACGACCCGAGTTACGTCGGCCGCATCCGCGCCGACCAGTCCGCCCCGGAGGGCAAGGGTCTCGTGCTGTTCATCAGCAACGACAACCTCCGCAAGGGTGCCGCGCTCAACGCCGTGCAGATCGCCGAGCTCGTCGCGGCACGCCTCACCGCCGCCGTCTGA
- the sigJ gene encoding RNA polymerase sigma factor SigJ produces the protein MDETTSEAELAGGGLLAAERPRLLAAAYRMLGTRADAEDAVQEAFTRWLRLSDEERGAVRAPGAWLLRVTGRVCLDVWGSARRRRELYVGEWLPEPLPVHADAADDDPAERVERADSVSTALLLVLETLTPAERVAFVLHDVFAVSFTEIADVVGRTPAACRQLAASARRHVGSRPGVGVSRDRHSALVRAFADAAGSGRLEALVAVLDPDVVLRSDGGGRVSAARRPVRGSDDVARFLLGLARKQPEATYEPVVHGDGDGILIRLDAAVAAVVSFATDGARVTDIWMMRNPDKLGAWR, from the coding sequence GTGGACGAGACGACGAGCGAAGCGGAACTGGCCGGCGGCGGACTGCTGGCGGCGGAGCGACCGCGCCTCCTTGCCGCCGCCTACCGGATGCTCGGCACCCGTGCCGACGCCGAGGATGCCGTCCAGGAGGCCTTCACCCGATGGCTTCGCCTCAGCGATGAGGAACGCGGCGCCGTCCGTGCTCCGGGCGCCTGGCTCCTCCGCGTCACGGGACGCGTGTGCCTGGACGTGTGGGGCTCCGCGCGGCGCAGACGCGAGCTGTATGTGGGGGAGTGGCTCCCGGAACCCCTCCCGGTGCACGCGGATGCCGCGGACGATGACCCTGCGGAGCGTGTCGAACGGGCGGACAGCGTCTCGACCGCGCTCCTCCTCGTGCTGGAGACACTGACGCCCGCCGAGCGGGTCGCGTTCGTGCTCCACGACGTCTTCGCGGTGTCGTTCACCGAGATCGCCGACGTCGTCGGCCGGACGCCGGCGGCGTGCCGTCAGTTGGCCGCGTCGGCCCGTCGCCATGTGGGATCGCGGCCCGGCGTCGGGGTGTCACGCGACCGCCATTCCGCCCTCGTGCGCGCCTTTGCGGATGCCGCGGGGTCCGGCCGCCTCGAGGCGCTGGTCGCCGTCCTCGACCCCGACGTGGTGCTGCGCTCCGACGGGGGAGGCCGGGTCTCCGCCGCGCGGCGTCCGGTCCGCGGCTCGGACGATGTCGCCCGATTCCTTCTCGGCCTCGCGCGGAAGCAGCCGGAGGCCACGTACGAGCCCGTCGTGCACGGCGACGGCGACGGCATCCTGATCCGGCTGGACGCTGCCGTCGCCGCGGTCGTCTCGTTCGCCACCGATGGGGCGCGCGTGACCGACATCTGGATGATGCGCAATCCCGACAAGCTCGGTGCGTGGCGTTGA